A window of Candidatus Izemoplasma sp. contains these coding sequences:
- a CDS encoding DegV family protein produces MKPIKLISDSTCDLSSNIIKKRNIEIIPMHVSFGDERYLDGVNITVDTLYQKVEETGDLPKSAAISPGEFEEVFKRFLDEGYQILYLGIGAQFSGTFQSANLAKTLLESEDIYLVDSANLSSGIGLLLLKASDMIEEGLNIDEIVASLEATVPKVRSQFVIDTLEYLYKGGRLNALSNFMGNMLRLHPLIKVVDGKMIVGKKISGAMRKAVRYMVNETISNQDKIESDYIMITHSKAEKNADYIRQNVVNNMSVNNLLETKAGCTISTHCGAGTIGILYIEK; encoded by the coding sequence ATGAAACCAATTAAGTTAATATCAGATAGCACATGTGATTTAAGTTCTAACATCATAAAAAAACGGAATATTGAAATCATACCGATGCACGTATCATTCGGTGATGAACGTTATTTAGATGGAGTAAATATTACAGTTGATACACTCTATCAAAAAGTAGAGGAAACAGGGGATTTACCTAAAAGTGCAGCCATTTCACCAGGAGAGTTTGAAGAGGTCTTTAAACGGTTTCTAGATGAAGGATATCAAATTCTTTATTTGGGTATTGGCGCACAGTTTTCTGGAACATTTCAAAGTGCTAATTTAGCTAAGACGTTATTAGAGTCAGAAGATATATATCTTGTTGATTCAGCGAATTTATCAAGTGGTATTGGTCTTTTATTACTTAAGGCATCAGATATGATTGAAGAGGGTCTGAATATTGATGAAATTGTTGCTAGTTTAGAAGCCACCGTTCCTAAAGTAAGAAGTCAATTTGTGATTGACACCTTAGAGTATTTATACAAGGGTGGTCGGTTAAATGCCTTAAGCAATTTTATGGGTAATATGTTAAGACTTCACCCATTAATCAAAGTTGTTGATGGGAAAATGATAGTAGGTAAAAAAATATCTGGCGCTATGCGAAAAGCAGTACGATATATGGTGAATGAAACTATTTCAAATCAAGATAAGATTGAAAGTGATTATATTATGATTACGCATTCAAAAGCGGAGAAGAATGCTGATTACATACGTCAAAACGTCGTTAACAATATGAGTGTAAATAACTTGCTTGAAACAAAAGCGGGCTGTACGATATCAACTCATTGTGGTGCCGGTACTATCGGTATTCTTTACATTGAAAAGTAA
- the rplD gene encoding 50S ribosomal protein L4, whose translation MPKVALMNQSGNVAGDITLNDAVFGIKPNTQAVYEVVKSQRAGMRQGTHKVKGRSEVSGGGAKPWRQKGTGRARAGSNRSPLWVGGGTVFGPTPRKYKLKVNRKVRRLALKSVLSSKLQDEQLVIVKDLALESMKTKEMVAVLNNLKLEGKVIIVVDALNDNLILAARNIPNITLATVAHASVYDLLNYKTVVLTEAAVKNYEEVLG comes from the coding sequence ATGCCAAAAGTTGCATTGATGAATCAAAGCGGTAACGTTGCTGGTGACATCACATTAAATGATGCTGTGTTCGGGATTAAACCTAACACACAAGCAGTTTATGAAGTTGTTAAATCACAACGTGCTGGTATGCGTCAAGGAACACATAAAGTGAAAGGACGTAGTGAAGTTTCCGGAGGTGGCGCAAAACCTTGGAGACAAAAAGGGACAGGACGAGCTCGTGCTGGTTCAAACCGTTCACCTTTATGGGTTGGTGGAGGAACAGTATTTGGTCCTACACCACGTAAATATAAATTAAAAGTAAATCGCAAAGTAAGACGTTTAGCATTAAAAAGCGTATTAAGCTCTAAGTTGCAAGATGAGCAATTAGTTATTGTTAAAGACTTAGCATTAGAGAGTATGAAAACAAAGGAAATGGTTGCGGTACTTAATAACCTAAAACTAGAAGGTAAAGTTATTATTGTTGTTGATGCGTTAAACGACAATCTAATTTTAGCAGCACGTAACATTCCAAACATCACATTAGCAACTGTTGCTCATGCAAGTGTTTATGATTTATTAAATTATAAAACAGTTGTGTTAACAGAAGCTGCTGTGAAAAATTATGAGGAGGTGCTTGGATAA
- a CDS encoding amidohydrolase, whose translation MSDTMHKHVAFNDSHLHLLGLGYVQTMVDLSGYKSIKDTYNITIDKDLIYGRGWHQDQFIEKRYPTKDDLNQVSTQKPVIFLRVCGHVLVCNDKAMALAGVDKDTPQVPGGKFDLTTGTFSEDAMKLIKSILPKNDKAAIKNMFLSGQEQLFSQGITQCASDDFSILDVPYELVLESLKELYDSGEMTIRLTEQANIPDVKILKSFLNKNHHKTTFGNFKMGPLKLLADGSLGGRTAYLNEPYDDDPSTRGIKVFTDATLEELIYLADSHGMDVAIHAIGDGIIDIILDTIERVTNRTGRTNHRHSLIHAQLATSSQIQRMKNMGIMPIVQPIFINSDLPIVSKRLGKKRIKESYLFHKMFMEGLNVGFSTDAPVEAVNPFANIYTAMTRKSIKHPNLEAMKNDNPFTYEEALECYTSHNMFHSYDKGQTFNDYIYLDRVPNKNAPEDLLEINVLETYLDGNLVYKKE comes from the coding sequence GTGAGTGATACTATGCATAAGCATGTTGCTTTTAATGATTCTCATCTCCATTTACTTGGATTAGGCTATGTCCAAACAATGGTTGATTTATCTGGATATAAATCAATTAAAGATACCTACAATATAACAATTGACAAAGATCTTATATATGGTCGCGGTTGGCATCAAGATCAGTTTATTGAAAAACGCTACCCAACAAAGGATGATTTAAACCAAGTATCAACACAAAAACCCGTCATCTTTTTGCGTGTCTGTGGTCATGTCCTGGTCTGTAATGATAAAGCAATGGCACTCGCAGGAGTTGATAAAGATACACCTCAAGTACCTGGCGGAAAGTTTGACCTAACTACTGGTACATTTAGTGAAGATGCAATGAAACTAATTAAATCAATCTTACCTAAAAATGATAAAGCAGCCATAAAAAATATGTTTTTATCTGGCCAAGAACAGTTGTTTTCACAAGGGATTACACAATGTGCGAGTGATGATTTTTCAATCTTAGATGTCCCTTATGAACTTGTACTAGAGTCCTTAAAAGAGCTGTATGACTCAGGTGAGATGACAATTCGTTTGACCGAACAAGCGAACATACCAGATGTGAAAATATTAAAATCTTTCTTAAATAAAAACCATCATAAAACGACTTTTGGGAACTTTAAAATGGGACCACTCAAGTTATTAGCAGATGGTAGTCTTGGTGGGCGTACAGCTTATCTCAATGAGCCATATGATGACGATCCATCAACAAGGGGGATTAAAGTCTTTACTGATGCTACACTAGAAGAACTTATTTATCTTGCGGACTCCCATGGAATGGATGTTGCTATCCATGCAATTGGTGATGGAATCATTGATATTATTTTAGATACAATTGAACGTGTAACAAACCGTACTGGAAGAACCAATCATCGGCACAGTTTAATTCATGCTCAACTTGCAACTTCGTCTCAAATTCAACGTATGAAAAATATGGGAATAATGCCAATCGTACAACCCATTTTTATCAACAGTGATTTACCTATTGTTAGTAAGCGACTTGGTAAAAAAAGAATAAAGGAATCATATTTATTCCATAAAATGTTCATGGAAGGATTAAATGTCGGATTTAGCACTGATGCGCCTGTAGAAGCTGTTAATCCATTCGCTAATATATATACAGCAATGACAAGAAAATCGATTAAACATCCCAATCTAGAGGCAATGAAAAACGATAATCCATTCACTTATGAAGAAGCATTGGAATGCTATACAAGCCATAATATGTTCCACTCATATGATAAAGGTCAAACTTTTAACGACTATATCTATTTAGATAGGGTCCCCAACAAAAATGCGCCCGAAGACTTACTTGAAATCAATGTATTAGAAACGTATTTAGACGGTAATCTCGTTTACAAAAAAGAATAA
- the rpsS gene encoding 30S ribosomal protein S19, translating to MARSLKKGPFCDDHLMNKIEALNEQSKKRVVQTWSRRSTIFPEFVGHTIAVYNGKEHIPVYVTEDMVGHKLGEFAPTRSFKGHNKEEKKATKRGGKA from the coding sequence ATGGCACGTTCATTAAAAAAAGGACCTTTTTGTGACGATCATTTGATGAATAAAATTGAAGCTTTAAACGAGCAAAGCAAGAAGCGTGTTGTACAAACTTGGTCACGTCGTTCGACGATTTTCCCTGAGTTTGTTGGACATACAATTGCAGTATATAACGGAAAAGAGCATATCCCTGTATATGTTACAGAAGATATGGTTGGACATAAATTAGGAGAGTTCGCTCCAACACGATCTTTCAAAGGACATAACAAAGAAGAAAAGAAAGCAACTAAACGAGGAGGCAAAGCATAA
- the rplB gene encoding 50S ribosomal protein L2, with protein sequence MALKKYKAMTNGQRHMTSLDYSEITTNKPEKSLLKPLPKKSGRNSQGRITVRHHGGGAKRKYRIIDFKRDKDNIPAKVATIEYDPNRSANIALLHYADGEKRYIIAPKGLKVGMTLESGDNADIVVGNALPLNKIPVGRFIHNLEMKPGKGGQIARSAGAKAQIIGREERYVLVKLASGERRKILGTCKATIGEVGNQDYELVNRGKAGKNRHRGIKPTVRGSVMNPNDHPHGGGEGRQPIGLKSPVTPWGKPALGLKTRKSKKASDRLIVSRRK encoded by the coding sequence ATGGCTTTAAAGAAATATAAAGCGATGACCAACGGACAACGACATATGACAAGCTTGGATTATTCTGAAATCACAACGAATAAACCAGAGAAGTCGTTATTAAAACCACTTCCTAAAAAGTCAGGTCGTAACAGTCAAGGTAGAATTACGGTTCGCCATCATGGTGGTGGAGCGAAACGTAAATACCGGATCATCGATTTCAAACGTGATAAAGACAATATTCCTGCAAAAGTAGCTACAATCGAATATGATCCAAACCGTAGTGCTAACATTGCATTGTTACATTACGCAGATGGAGAAAAACGCTATATCATTGCACCTAAAGGACTTAAAGTAGGTATGACTTTAGAATCAGGTGATAATGCAGATATCGTTGTAGGGAATGCATTACCACTAAATAAAATTCCAGTTGGACGGTTTATCCACAACTTGGAAATGAAACCTGGTAAAGGTGGACAAATTGCACGTAGTGCAGGTGCGAAAGCACAAATTATTGGCCGTGAAGAACGTTATGTGCTTGTTAAATTAGCAAGTGGAGAACGTCGTAAAATTCTAGGAACTTGTAAAGCTACCATCGGTGAAGTTGGTAACCAAGACTATGAATTAGTTAACCGCGGTAAAGCTGGTAAAAATAGACACAGAGGTATTAAACCTACTGTTCGTGGATCAGTAATGAATCCAAACGATCACCCACATGGTGGTGGAGAGGGACGTCAGCCTATCGGTCTGAAATCACCTGTTACACCTTGGGGTAAACCAGCCCTTGGACTTAAAACTAGAAAATCGAAAAAAGCTAGCGATCGTTTAATCGTTAGCCGTCGTAAATAG
- a CDS encoding Crp/Fnr family transcriptional regulator, translating into MQLHQVPLLKSAKVDLRQIDIVSYPKGYTIEQEGAMSTYIGIVLSGSIVIKSYSLAGHTFIIRSLYEGMMYGDVLIFGSHSKAYPGTLIAREHTQIAKINNQLFKRWLSESETLLSNYLKLLSDKTYEVNNKNKLLSQDCLRDKILYYLYAQKKKQQSNIIKLDQSKEELAEALYVRRPSLSRELSKMRDEGLIDYDRHTITIKVQ; encoded by the coding sequence ATGCAATTACATCAGGTACCATTACTAAAAAGCGCAAAAGTTGATTTGAGACAAATTGATATCGTATCCTATCCCAAAGGATATACGATTGAACAAGAGGGTGCAATGAGTACTTATATTGGGATTGTTTTAAGTGGATCTATTGTTATCAAGTCCTATTCTCTTGCAGGTCATACGTTCATTATTCGTTCACTCTATGAAGGGATGATGTATGGTGATGTATTAATATTTGGCAGCCACAGTAAGGCCTATCCAGGCACTTTGATCGCAAGAGAACATACCCAAATTGCCAAGATTAATAACCAACTGTTTAAACGGTGGCTTAGTGAATCAGAAACACTGCTAAGTAACTATTTAAAACTACTAAGTGATAAGACCTACGAAGTAAACAACAAAAACAAACTATTAAGTCAAGATTGCTTAAGAGATAAAATTTTATATTATCTCTATGCACAAAAAAAGAAGCAACAATCAAACATCATTAAACTCGACCAATCAAAAGAAGAGCTCGCTGAAGCACTTTATGTAAGACGCCCCTCATTAAGTAGAGAACTCTCTAAAATGAGAGATGAAGGATTAATCGATTATGATAGGCATACGATCACGATTAAGGTACAATAA
- the rplV gene encoding 50S ribosomal protein L22, producing MEARAQSKMVRISSRKVKLVLDLVRGKDVPEALAICQLTPKKAAPVVAKLIKSAVANAEHNYNMDTDNLFVKEIYVGEGPTLKRFRPRAQGRATAINKRTSHITAVVAEKE from the coding sequence ATGGAAGCCAGAGCACAATCAAAAATGGTTAGAATCTCTTCTCGTAAAGTGAAATTGGTGCTTGATTTAGTTAGAGGTAAAGATGTTCCAGAGGCATTAGCTATCTGCCAACTTACACCTAAAAAAGCTGCGCCAGTTGTTGCCAAGTTAATTAAGTCTGCAGTTGCCAACGCAGAACATAATTACAACATGGACACAGATAACCTTTTCGTCAAAGAGATATATGTCGGTGAAGGCCCTACGTTGAAACGTTTTAGACCACGCGCACAAGGTAGAGCTACCGCTATTAATAAACGTACTAGTCACATCACAGCTGTTGTGGCTGAGAAAGAGTAA
- the rpsJ gene encoding 30S ribosomal protein S10 yields the protein MANQKIRIRLKSYDHRLLDQSAQKIVRTAKKTGAKISGPVPLPTEKEIFTILRSVHVNKKSREQFERRTHKRLIDITDPTPATIDSLMHLDLPSGVDIVLK from the coding sequence ATGGCAAATCAAAAAATTAGAATTAGATTGAAATCTTATGATCACAGATTATTAGATCAATCAGCGCAAAAAATTGTAAGAACGGCAAAGAAAACAGGTGCTAAAATTAGCGGACCTGTACCACTGCCAACTGAAAAAGAAATCTTCACAATCTTGCGTTCAGTTCACGTTAACAAAAAATCTCGTGAACAATTTGAAAGACGTACTCACAAACGTCTAATCGATATTACGGATCCTACTCCGGCTACGATCGATAGTTTGATGCACCTAGATTTACCATCTGGTGTTGACATTGTATTAAAATAA
- the rplC gene encoding 50S ribosomal protein L3 has protein sequence MAKGILGTKVGMTQVFSDAGELVPVTVVSCEPNVVLQKKTLEKDGYEAIQLGFKNKRMKLANKSELGHLAAADADPKRYLREVRGNEMYNFEVGQEIRVNIFEEGEVIDVTGTSKGKGFAGSIKRHNQSRGPMSHGSHYHRGPGTMGPIDPNHVRPGKNLPGHMGHETVTIQNLEVVKVDLDRNLLLVKGSIPGPKKGLVFVKRAVSQEPVDALNPEDYIVKTETEAEEAQE, from the coding sequence ATGGCCAAAGGTATCTTAGGGACAAAAGTTGGAATGACACAAGTTTTCAGCGACGCGGGTGAATTAGTACCTGTTACAGTTGTAAGTTGTGAACCAAATGTTGTTCTTCAAAAGAAAACTTTAGAAAAAGATGGATATGAAGCCATCCAATTAGGCTTCAAAAACAAACGTATGAAGTTAGCTAATAAATCTGAATTAGGTCATTTAGCAGCTGCTGATGCGGATCCTAAGCGCTACTTAAGAGAAGTTAGAGGAAATGAAATGTATAACTTTGAAGTAGGTCAAGAGATTAGGGTAAATATATTTGAAGAAGGCGAAGTTATTGATGTAACGGGAACTTCAAAAGGAAAAGGATTTGCTGGTTCAATTAAGCGTCATAATCAATCACGCGGACCAATGAGTCACGGTAGTCACTATCACCGTGGACCAGGGACAATGGGACCAATTGATCCAAATCATGTTCGCCCAGGTAAAAACTTACCAGGACATATGGGACATGAAACTGTTACAATTCAAAACTTAGAAGTTGTTAAAGTCGATTTAGACCGTAATTTACTTCTAGTTAAAGGGTCTATTCCAGGACCTAAAAAAGGATTAGTCTTCGTTAAACGTGCTGTTAGCCAAGAACCTGTTGACGCACTAAATCCAGAAGATTATATCGTTAAAACTGAAACCGAAGCTGAAGAAGCTCAAGAATAA
- the rplW gene encoding 50S ribosomal protein L23, producing the protein MRASEIIKHPIITEKTMLLSEEQNKYTFSVDKRANKIQIRKAIEELFDVTVTKVNKLKSARKKKRVGQHQGFKPVITKAIVTLADGDKIEIFEA; encoded by the coding sequence ATGAGAGCGAGTGAAATTATCAAACACCCAATTATCACAGAAAAAACAATGTTACTTTCTGAAGAACAAAACAAATATACATTTAGCGTTGACAAGCGCGCAAATAAAATTCAAATTAGAAAAGCTATTGAAGAGTTATTTGATGTGACTGTCACTAAAGTAAATAAGCTTAAGAGTGCCCGCAAGAAAAAACGTGTTGGGCAACACCAAGGTTTCAAACCTGTCATTACAAAGGCTATTGTTACATTAGCTGATGGTGACAAGATTGAAATCTTCGAAGCATAA
- the arcA gene encoding arginine deiminase: MKINVTSEIGTLKTVLLHRPSLELENLTPDILERLLFDDIPYLKQAQKEHDAFADVLRNHNIEVLYIQDMVVEALENHPEVKSNFINQFIEESHVQSYSVKDALYEYLEKLDCKTMVSKMIEGIRTTDIHIVEKTSIMDMLENEYPFFTDPMPNLLFQRDPFATLGNGVVMNNMMTQARTRETLLSEYMFKYHPRFENEDIPFYNDRFDRYKSEGGDFLVLSKDVLAIGISQRTDPRAIERISKRLFRENTSFKTVLAFNIPKSRAFMHLDTVFTQVDYGVFTIHPGIQERLTIFEIERTDNGIQTTKVVTSLEAILKKHLQREITLIHCGGKDLITSGREQWNDGANTLAIAPGVVVVYERNNVTNQALRDAGIKVLEIPSSELSRGRGGPRCMSMPLLREDL; the protein is encoded by the coding sequence ATGAAAATAAATGTTACATCTGAAATTGGCACTTTAAAAACTGTCTTACTACACAGGCCGAGTTTAGAGCTAGAAAATCTAACACCTGATATCTTAGAACGGCTATTATTCGACGATATCCCCTATTTAAAACAAGCGCAAAAAGAACATGATGCTTTTGCAGATGTGTTAAGAAATCACAATATTGAAGTGCTCTATATTCAAGATATGGTGGTAGAAGCACTTGAAAATCATCCAGAAGTAAAGAGCAATTTTATTAACCAGTTTATTGAGGAGTCACATGTTCAATCATATTCTGTAAAAGATGCATTGTATGAGTATCTAGAGAAACTTGATTGTAAAACTATGGTTTCCAAAATGATTGAAGGAATCCGAACAACTGATATTCACATTGTTGAAAAAACTTCAATTATGGACATGTTAGAAAATGAATATCCATTCTTTACTGATCCAATGCCGAATCTTTTATTTCAACGAGACCCATTTGCAACTTTAGGAAATGGCGTTGTCATGAATAACATGATGACTCAAGCTAGAACAAGAGAAACTTTATTGAGTGAATATATGTTTAAATATCATCCTCGATTTGAAAATGAGGATATTCCATTTTATAATGACAGGTTTGATCGATATAAATCTGAGGGTGGAGATTTCTTAGTACTAAGTAAGGATGTTTTAGCCATAGGTATTTCACAAAGAACAGATCCTCGAGCAATTGAACGAATTAGTAAACGATTATTCCGAGAAAACACCTCATTTAAGACGGTGTTAGCATTTAATATTCCAAAGTCGCGCGCGTTTATGCACTTAGATACTGTCTTTACACAAGTAGATTATGGTGTTTTTACAATACATCCTGGTATTCAGGAAAGATTAACTATTTTCGAAATTGAACGTACTGATAACGGTATCCAAACAACGAAAGTTGTAACCTCTTTAGAAGCTATTTTAAAGAAACATTTACAAAGAGAAATCACCTTAATTCATTGCGGTGGAAAAGATCTTATCACCAGCGGACGTGAACAATGGAATGATGGTGCAAATACCCTTGCTATTGCACCTGGTGTTGTTGTCGTTTATGAGAGAAATAATGTTACTAATCAAGCGTTAAGAGATGCAGGCATTAAGGTGTTAGAAATTCCATCTAGTGAACTATCTCGCGGACGAGGTGGGCCACGTTGCATGAGCATGCCATTGTTAAGGGAAGATTTATAA
- the arcC gene encoding carbamate kinase, producing MSRIVVSLGGNALGKTPAEQKLLLTNVAEHIVELIKDGHEVVIAHGNGPQVGMINLAFTESENTPQMPFPECGAMSQGYIGYHMQNAIGNALSMHKINRNIAALITQVVVNANDEAFDNPRKPIGAFYTEEEALKLEAEMGYNMVEDSGRGYRRVVPSPMPIDVKEKAMIQSLLKAGHIVITVGGGGIPVVETEKGLEGIAAVIDKDNASATLAEEIDADMLVILTAVDQVYINFGKDNEKALSNVTVDELETYIKEGHFAPGSMLPKIKATSRFAKTGKTSVIASLNNAEKAFKLESGTIITQ from the coding sequence ATGAGTAGAATAGTTGTTAGTCTAGGAGGTAATGCTCTAGGTAAAACCCCTGCCGAACAGAAACTACTTCTTACAAATGTTGCTGAGCACATTGTTGAGTTAATAAAGGATGGTCACGAGGTGGTGATTGCACATGGTAATGGTCCCCAAGTAGGGATGATAAACCTTGCATTTACGGAAAGTGAAAATACACCTCAAATGCCTTTTCCTGAGTGCGGAGCAATGAGCCAAGGGTATATTGGGTATCATATGCAAAATGCTATCGGTAACGCTTTAAGTATGCATAAGATTAACCGTAATATTGCAGCTTTGATTACTCAAGTTGTTGTTAATGCCAACGATGAGGCATTTGATAATCCAAGAAAACCTATTGGGGCATTTTATACAGAAGAAGAAGCTCTTAAATTAGAAGCAGAAATGGGCTATAATATGGTTGAGGATTCTGGACGGGGATATCGACGTGTCGTACCGAGTCCGATGCCAATTGATGTTAAAGAGAAAGCGATGATTCAATCCTTATTAAAAGCAGGACATATTGTTATCACTGTTGGTGGTGGAGGGATTCCTGTTGTAGAAACGGAAAAAGGCTTAGAAGGGATAGCGGCAGTAATTGATAAAGATAATGCCAGCGCTACTTTAGCTGAGGAAATCGACGCAGATATGCTTGTTATTTTAACAGCTGTTGATCAAGTGTATATTAATTTTGGTAAAGACAATGAAAAAGCACTATCTAATGTGACTGTTGATGAGTTAGAGACATATATCAAAGAAGGACACTTCGCTCCAGGAAGTATGTTGCCAAAGATTAAAGCAACCTCACGTTTTGCAAAAACTGGAAAAACAAGCGTTATTGCATCATTAAACAATGCTGAAAAAGCATTCAAATTAGAATCAGGAACTATTATTACACAATAA
- the argF gene encoding ornithine carbamoyltransferase encodes MNLKNRNFVTLLDFTPEEINYLIKLSSKLKSEKYEGIEHKVLTDKNVVLLFQKDSTRTRCAFEVGAQDLGMSTTYLGPNGSQMNTKESVKDTARVLGRMYDGIEFRGYNQSDVEALAEHSGVPVWNGLTDIYHPTQILADFLTIKEVFGELKGIKFTYVGDARNNMGNSLMIGAAKLGLHFTGVAPKALWPEQSLIDTCNEIAKETGATLNFTEDKMEGTKDVDVIYTDVWVSMGEPKDVWQDRIEQLIDYQVDKELMNNAHKNAIFMHCLPAFHGKDTNVGEEIANTFKEQFPKLKNGEMEVTNEVFESKQSVVFQEAENRMHTIKAVMLATLKDQYE; translated from the coding sequence ATGAACTTAAAAAACCGTAATTTTGTGACATTACTAGACTTTACACCCGAAGAGATTAACTATTTAATTAAACTTTCGAGTAAGTTGAAAAGTGAAAAGTATGAGGGAATTGAACACAAAGTATTGACCGATAAGAACGTAGTTTTACTGTTTCAAAAGGACTCTACCCGGACACGTTGTGCATTTGAGGTTGGTGCTCAAGATTTAGGGATGAGTACCACTTACTTGGGTCCTAATGGATCTCAAATGAATACAAAAGAGAGTGTTAAAGACACTGCTAGAGTTCTTGGTCGAATGTATGATGGTATTGAATTTAGAGGATACAATCAATCGGATGTTGAAGCGCTTGCTGAACATAGTGGAGTTCCCGTTTGGAATGGGTTAACTGACATTTATCATCCAACTCAAATTTTAGCTGACTTTTTAACAATAAAGGAAGTTTTTGGAGAGTTGAAAGGGATCAAGTTTACCTATGTTGGTGATGCGAGAAACAATATGGGTAACAGTTTAATGATTGGCGCAGCTAAATTAGGTCTTCATTTCACTGGTGTTGCACCTAAAGCGTTATGGCCAGAACAATCATTAATCGATACCTGTAATGAAATTGCTAAGGAAACAGGCGCAACCTTGAATTTTACAGAAGATAAAATGGAAGGTACAAAAGATGTTGATGTTATTTATACTGATGTTTGGGTTAGTATGGGTGAGCCAAAAGATGTTTGGCAAGATCGAATTGAACAATTAATTGATTATCAAGTAGATAAAGAATTAATGAATAACGCACATAAAAATGCTATATTTATGCATTGTTTACCTGCCTTTCATGGAAAAGATACAAATGTTGGTGAAGAAATTGCTAACACATTTAAAGAGCAATTTCCAAAGTTAAAGAATGGTGAAATGGAAGTGACTAACGAAGTGTTTGAATCGAAACAAAGTGTAGTATTTCAGGAGGCAGAAAATAGAATGCATACTATTAAAGCGGTTATGCTGGCTACATTAAAGGATCAGTATGAGTAG
- the rpsC gene encoding 30S ribosomal protein S3: protein MGQKVSPVGLRLGIIKDWDSRWYADKNDVADLLHEDLKIRELLEDFYRNAAVSRIEIERMKNRIIVSVHTAKPGMVFGRGSSIKNAVVEKLQNLTGKEVYLNIQEIKKPDLDAKLVAENIASQLENRASFRRVQKMAIQRAMRAGAKGCKTLVSGRLGGAEMARSEGYSEGNVPLHTFRADIDYAAVEANTTYGKLGVKVWIYKGEILPAKKRGGRN, encoded by the coding sequence TTGGGTCAAAAAGTAAGTCCAGTCGGATTGAGATTAGGAATTATTAAAGATTGGGATTCTCGCTGGTATGCGGATAAAAATGACGTAGCTGATTTATTACATGAAGATCTTAAGATTCGCGAATTATTAGAAGATTTTTATAGAAATGCAGCAGTTTCAAGAATTGAAATAGAGCGTATGAAAAACCGCATTATCGTTTCTGTCCACACAGCAAAACCAGGAATGGTTTTCGGTCGTGGCAGCAGCATTAAGAATGCCGTTGTTGAAAAACTACAAAACTTAACAGGTAAAGAAGTATATTTAAATATCCAAGAAATCAAAAAGCCGGATTTAGATGCGAAATTGGTCGCAGAAAATATCGCGAGCCAATTAGAAAACCGTGCTTCATTTAGACGCGTCCAAAAAATGGCTATCCAACGTGCTATGCGCGCTGGCGCTAAAGGATGTAAAACATTAGTATCAGGTCGTTTAGGTGGAGCTGAAATGGCACGTAGTGAAGGATATTCTGAAGGAAATGTTCCATTACATACATTCCGTGCAGATATCGATTATGCTGCTGTTGAAGCAAACACAACCTATGGAAAACTTGGTGTTAAAGTTTGGATCTATAAAGGCGAAATTCTACCGGCTAAAAAAAGAGGAGGGAGAAACTAA